ttttgccccagttttacctgctgtattttttttctttccaggaaagtaatggaagatATTAGTTTTTCACCAGAAGGAATTTACCCTATTTCTTCACCAATTAATGAGTCTCCTTCTCCTTCACCTTCACCAATTGATCAAACTCATTCACCTATTCAAGTTGATCTTGCACCTTCTCCTTCACCTGTTAATGTTGATCATACTCCTTCACCTCATGAAGATGAAGTTAATAATGTGGAGGCACAAGGAGGAATATGTAGGCTGAAAAGTAAGATTTGGCagcatttcaaaaaaattaaagtcaatgGTTTGGACAAGGCTGAATGCAAGTATTGTAAGAAACTTCTTGGTGGAAAATCAAAAAATGGAACCAAGCATTTGTGGCAGCATAATGAGATTTGTGTTCAATACAAGATTTTTATGAGAGGGATGAAAGGCCAAACATTTCTTACCCCTAAGGTCGTGCAAGGAAAACAAGAGTTGGGTGCGGGAACTTATGATGCAGAACGTGCAAGGGAAGAGTTGGCAAAAGCAATTATTATGCATGAGTACCCACTATCAATTGTTGATCACCTTGGCTTTAGGAGATACTCTGCTGCCCTCCAACCTGTGTTTCAGGTTCGCTAGCAAAATCCCTTTTTTCAAGTatgcaaataatatattatagatacatttattgatttataactattaataaatgtaattatttcctttgatttattgatgaatgcattttttatttttaaattatccttTGATATATACAACtggtatattataaaataaaatatagtgatATTTTTCAGGTTCCTACTAGAAACACAATTAAGAAGGAGATAATGAAAATCTATGAGAATGAACGAGCAACAACTTTGAAGTTGTTGGATAGTCTTGATGGAAGAGTGGCCATTACATCAGACATGTGGACTTCAACAAGTCAGAAGAGGGGGTATATGGCTATTACAGCTCATTACGTTGATGGTTGTTGGAACTTACAAAGTCAAATTTTGAggtaattaataaaacaatttgaactttttatattattaggccttttattttataaaatgattgaatatgattatattatatctcttttttttggctgtttttatattatatctctATTTTTATGTTAGGTTCATCTATGTTCCTGCTCCTCATACAAGTGATAGACTTTGCAATGTATTGACTGATTGTTTGATGGATTGGAATATTGACACAAAACTGTCCACTATCACCCTAGATAATTGTACCACAAATGATGCtatgattgataaaattaaggataaattgcACTTAGGTAGTTTGCTTAGGGATGGATCTTTACTTCACATGCGTTGTTGTGCTCACATCCTTAATTTGATAGTAAAAGATGGGTTGGAAGTGGTGAAAGAAGGTGTAGAAAATATTCGGGATAGTGTAGCATATTGGACAGCAACACCCAAGAGGAAGGAAAAATTTGAGGAAACGGCTAAACAATTGAGAATCCCTTACACTAAAAATTTGGCATTAGACTGTCCAACTAGATGGAACTCAACTTATAAAATGCTTGAAATTGCCATAGGATATGAGGATGTATTTTGTCGATTAAAGCAACGAGAGTCTCAATATACTTGTTTGCCAAGTACTTTACAGTGGCAATTTGCAAAGGATATTTGTGGGAGATTGAAGTTGTTCAATACTATCACTGAATTATTTTCTTCTACTAAACATCCAACTGCTAATTTGTATTTTCCAAATATATGTGAGATTAAGTTGGCAATCAAACAATGGATTACCTCTCCTAACCCAATGATTCAACAAATGGCAAAAAAtatgatgatcaaatttgataaatattgggGTGTGATTCATAATGTGATGGGAGTTGCCACTGTTTTAGATCCTAGGTACAAGATGGAGTTGCTTGagtattattatgaaaaattgtatGAGCATGACTCTTTTACTCAAGTGAGGGGCATTCAACAATTGTGTTATGACTTAGTTTCTGATTACCAAATGAAAATGAACAAAGGCTCTTTTGGTAGTAATGTTGGTGATGTTACTGGTAGTGAAGTTGTTGGTGATGCATTATCTGAGTATGATAgatttataataagaaaaaaaagggctAGAAGTTCTTATGTTAAATCAGAGTTAGACCACTATTTAGAAGAAGATGTTTTACCAAGAGCTGTTGACTTTGATATTTTGATGTGGTGGAAGTTTAATGGTGTCAAGTATCCAACACTTCAAGCAATTGCTAAGGATATATTAGCTATTCCAGTATCTACCGTAGCTTCAGAATCTGCATTTAGCACTGGTGGTCAAGTATTAAGCCCACATCGTAGTAGACTTCAATGGACTACTTTAGAGGCTTTAATGTGCGCTAGAAGTTGGTTGTGGAGTGCTGAAAATACGGGTAAAGTTTTATTCATATATGTTGTTAAATTGATATTTGTGTTTATTCAAGAACTAATACTAGTAATGTATTTTTATAGGTTCTATGAGCTATAAAGTTGTTGCTGAATGTGCTAATGTAATGAATGAAATGGTTTCAGATGATGAAGGTAAATAATGttctaaatttcattttttgttattatataatataagtttttgttctaattttttatttcttttatgcaGGTGAAATGATGGGTGCTGCTAGTGTCACTAATTTGGAGGAATGATTAACATTTATTTGTTGAACAATTtaagttgtttcttttttttattatgtaatttgaaAGAATGAAACATGTTTAAGTTGCTAAACAAAATGAAACATGTTGAAGGACAACCAACATAGTATATTAATATCTCCTTTTTTGCTAAATAGAATCATATGCTACTTATTGTTGGGACAACATATATTTAgatgataatgttttttttgtgggaaaataaatatgcatgtcTTAATTCCTCATGCAATAcccaa
This region of Glycine max cultivar Williams 82 chromosome 7, Glycine_max_v4.0, whole genome shotgun sequence genomic DNA includes:
- the LOC100796027 gene encoding zinc finger BED domain-containing protein RICESLEEPER 2-like — encoded protein: MEDISFSPEGIYPISSPINESPSPSPSPIDQTHSPIQVDLAPSPSPVNVDHTPSPHEDEVNNVEAQGGICRLKSKIWQHFKKIKVNGLDKAECKYCKKLLGGKSKNGTKHLWQHNEICVQYKIFMRGMKGQTFLTPKVVQGKQELGAGTYDAERAREELAKAIIMHEYPLSIVDHLGFRRYSAALQPVFQVPTRNTIKKEIMKIYENERATTLKLLDSLDGRVAITSDMWTSTSQKRGYMAITAHYVDGCWNLQSQILRFIYVPAPHTSDRLCNVLTDCLMDWNIDTKLSTITLDNCTTNDAMIDKIKDKLHLGSLLRDGSLLHMRCCAHILNLIVKDGLEVVKEGVENIRDSVAYWTATPKRKEKFEETAKQLRIPYTKNLALDCPTRWNSTYKMLEIAIGYEDVFCRLKQRESQYTCLPSTLQWQFAKDICGRLKLFNTITELFSSTKHPTANLYFPNICEIKLAIKQWITSPNPMIQQMAKNMMIKFDKYWGVIHNVMGVATVLDPRYKMELLEYYYEKLYEHDSFTQVRGIQQLCYDLVSDYQMKMNKGSFGSNVGDVTGSEVVGDALSEYDRFIIRKKRARSSYVKSELDHYLEEDVLPRAVDFDILMWWKFNGVKYPTLQAIAKDILAIPVSTVASESAFSTGGQVLSPHRSRLQWTTLEALMCARSWLWSAENTGSMSYKVVAECANVMNEMVSDDEGEMMGAASVTNLEE